The Magnetococcales bacterium genome window below encodes:
- a CDS encoding polysaccharide deacetylase family protein encodes MPEGHAPVLLVVVDTEEEFDWNAPFSREACAVTAMAAVGRGQAVCDRFKVSPVYVVDYAVVSREEGWAPLKEIHDSFRGVIGAHLHPWNTPPFEEELSQANAYPGNLPATLEQSKLRHLTARIQEVFGRTPCIYKAGRYGFGPHTAQLLETEGFECDLSPAPPFDFRADGGPNYLSEGNEPCWFGHRRRLLRLPTTGGFCGFWRGSGSRLYPLISQGWRKALHLPGVMARLGLLERMRLSPEGHTLEEMRRLTRTLLGDGLRVFTLSYHSPTLKPGCTPYVRDERELERFLATLEGYLAFFLGELGGVSLTPLELRDRLVGGKKNTW; translated from the coding sequence TTGCCCGAGGGCCATGCCCCGGTACTGCTGGTGGTGGTGGATACGGAGGAGGAGTTCGACTGGAACGCGCCGTTTTCCCGCGAGGCCTGCGCGGTGACGGCCATGGCGGCAGTGGGTCGGGGTCAGGCGGTTTGTGATCGCTTCAAGGTCTCGCCGGTCTATGTGGTGGACTATGCGGTGGTGAGTCGGGAAGAGGGCTGGGCGCCTCTGAAGGAGATCCACGACTCCTTTCGGGGGGTGATCGGCGCTCATCTGCATCCCTGGAACACGCCTCCCTTCGAGGAGGAGTTGAGCCAGGCCAACGCCTATCCGGGAAATCTGCCCGCCACCCTGGAACAGAGCAAGCTGCGTCATCTGACGGCGCGCATTCAGGAGGTTTTTGGCCGAACGCCCTGCATCTACAAGGCGGGACGTTACGGTTTCGGTCCTCATACGGCGCAACTGCTGGAAACGGAGGGTTTCGAATGCGATCTGAGCCCGGCGCCTCCTTTCGATTTTCGGGCCGATGGCGGGCCGAACTATCTTTCCGAAGGCAACGAGCCCTGCTGGTTCGGCCATCGGCGCCGTTTGCTACGGCTGCCCACTACCGGCGGTTTCTGCGGCTTTTGGCGGGGGTCGGGATCCCGGCTCTATCCGTTGATTTCGCAGGGGTGGAGGAAGGCTCTGCATCTTCCGGGAGTGATGGCGAGGCTGGGTCTGCTGGAGCGCATGAGGCTTTCTCCGGAAGGCCACACCCTTGAGGAGATGCGACGCCTGACCCGCACCTTGCTGGGTGACGGTTTGCGGGTTTTCACACTCAGTTATCATTCGCCGACGCTGAAACCCGGCTGCACGCCTTATGTGCGTGACGAGCGGGAGCTGGAGCGGTTTCTGGCCACGCTGGAGGGCTACCTGGCCTTTTTCCTGGGGGAGTTGGGCGGGGTGAGCCTGACGCCGTTGGAGCTGCGGGATCGGTTGGTGGGCGGAAAGA